A portion of the Sphingorhabdus pulchriflava genome contains these proteins:
- a CDS encoding M23 family metallopeptidase, with product MAGSPTGLGTDMAPEIDWPLDSNRIRRGMINHTFGMVRRNLNGSTRPHQGWDLFAAPGTPCFAVADGYIKLIRTEGDYGNTIVLAFIFEGDELFAAYSHLSHIGVKVGQVVRRGEQIGLTGNTGNAASMRGDDCHLHFELRDVPAPGRGLSNRLSPLHLFGECPLHAPVMRRAA from the coding sequence ATGGCTGGCTCGCCAACCGGATTGGGAACTGACATGGCGCCCGAAATCGACTGGCCGCTGGATAGCAACCGCATCCGCCGCGGTATGATCAACCACACGTTCGGCATGGTGCGGCGCAATCTTAACGGTTCCACTCGTCCGCATCAGGGGTGGGATCTGTTTGCCGCCCCGGGCACGCCCTGCTTTGCGGTTGCCGATGGCTATATCAAGCTGATCCGCACCGAGGGTGATTATGGCAACACCATCGTGCTGGCGTTCATTTTTGAAGGGGATGAGCTGTTCGCCGCCTATTCGCACCTGTCGCACATCGGCGTGAAAGTGGGGCAGGTGGTGCGCCGCGGCGAGCAAATCGGGCTGACCGGTAATACCGGCAACGCGGCATCGATGCGCGGCGATGATTGCCACCTGCATTTTGAGCTGCGCGATGTACCTGCGCCCGGGCGCGGGCTTTCCAACCGGCTGTCGCCGTTGCACCTTTTTGGCGAATGTCCGCTGCATGCGCCGGTGATGCGGAGGGCGGCATGA
- a CDS encoding DNA adenine methylase: MSTPLFSELVSSTHPAAGYIGGKRKLARQICAAIDRLPHRTYVEVFMGMGGIFLRRTRAAPSEVINDLSEDVSTFFRVLQRHYIAFLDMLRFQVTSRSGFEKLAALDPASLTDLERSARFLYLQRLSYGGKGTNRSFGVDPVSPAGFDMTKIPPLLEALHERLAPVTIERLSWEELIPKYDHAQALFYLDPPYYGSEGDYGASLFNRSHFHRMAKLLASIEGTFLLSLNDHPDVRAIFADFAMCEFEVKYSVGGGDKQVDARELVISNLEQAKLDQVLAVRAGGR, from the coding sequence ATGTCGACTCCGCTTTTTTCCGAGCTTGTTTCCTCCACCCATCCCGCTGCCGGTTATATCGGTGGCAAGCGCAAGCTGGCGCGGCAGATCTGCGCCGCGATCGATCGCCTGCCACACCGCACCTATGTTGAGGTATTCATGGGGATGGGCGGCATTTTTCTTCGCCGCACGCGCGCCGCGCCCAGCGAGGTGATCAACGACCTGTCAGAGGACGTTTCCACCTTTTTCCGCGTGCTGCAGCGGCACTACATCGCCTTCCTCGACATGCTGCGATTTCAGGTGACGTCGCGCAGCGGCTTTGAAAAACTGGCGGCGCTAGATCCAGCATCGCTGACCGACCTAGAGCGATCAGCGCGCTTCCTCTATCTTCAACGCCTGTCCTATGGCGGCAAGGGGACCAACCGCAGTTTCGGAGTCGACCCGGTGTCGCCGGCGGGTTTCGACATGACGAAGATCCCTCCACTGCTCGAGGCGCTGCACGAACGGCTCGCCCCGGTGACGATCGAGCGGTTGAGCTGGGAAGAACTGATCCCGAAATATGACCATGCGCAGGCGCTGTTCTACCTCGACCCGCCTTATTATGGCAGTGAGGGGGATTATGGGGCGTCGCTGTTCAACCGGTCACACTTTCACCGGATGGCAAAGCTGTTGGCCTCGATCGAGGGGACGTTCCTGCTCAGCCTGAACGACCATCCCGATGTGCGAGCCATCTTTGCCGACTTTGCGATGTGCGAGTTTGAAGTGAAATACAGCGTCGGCGGCGGCGACAAGCAGGTCGACGCGCGCGAACTGGTGATATCGAACCTTGAACAGGCAAAGCTCGACCAGGTGCTGGCCGTGCGGGCAGGTGGTCGATGA
- a CDS encoding thermonuclease family protein translates to MFFAAAILTCTAPIAVDGDTLRCRDIGLVRLLSIDAPEMPGHCRQGRECTPGDGAAAKRGLSALIRGKRVTCITNGHDSYGRLLARCEAGGVDLGCAMVASGHAVERYGRLRCR, encoded by the coding sequence ATGTTTTTTGCCGCTGCCATCCTTACATGTACCGCCCCGATCGCTGTCGATGGCGACACCCTTCGTTGCCGCGATATCGGACTGGTACGGTTGTTGTCGATCGATGCGCCCGAAATGCCTGGTCATTGCAGACAAGGCCGCGAGTGTACGCCAGGAGATGGCGCCGCCGCAAAGCGCGGACTGTCGGCGTTGATCCGCGGCAAGCGGGTGACCTGCATCACCAATGGCCATGACAGCTATGGCAGGCTGCTGGCGCGGTGCGAGGCTGGTGGCGTGGATCTAGGCTGCGCGATGGTCGCTAGCGGGCATGCCGTAGAGCGTTATGGACGACTTCGTTGCAGGTGA